atatatatatatatatatatatatatatatatatatatatatatatatgggcaggatcaatggagaagtaaccaatcggagggaagcggggggaagcaaaatatttttttttcattttttttggaaaaaaaatttccggcatcaagatcacatgaaaatatgaacatttagaagagacacttcgtgatgaatgctaTTATTTAGGAgagaaaatgatcgacaaaaataacattcaagataatattgttcgtgaagaatatgaacgttttttttcttcatgttttgtgaagtaaaatttagctcgatttaaagtttaaggtttagggtttagggtttggtgttttgagtttattccataaacccaaaacaccaaaccctaaaccctaaaccctaaactctaaaccgttcgtgttaaaaactcaatctaaattctaaatctaaaccctaaaccctaaatttctaaaccctaatatctaaaccttataaaccctaatatctaaaccctaatatctaaaccccaatagctaaaacctcaaaatacgctcgaaagatacgataattgttatatattacttcttcgagcgttttcccgccaaaataaaaacatttatcacaaagtgtctctactaaatgttcatattttcatctcatctataatgttcgtgaacaaagttttttcaaaaaatgaaaaaaaaaagtttttgcttccccccgcttccccccgaatagttacttccctcttaatcctaccactatatatatatatatatatatatatatatatatatatatatatatatatatatatatatatatatatatatttttgaaatatgTTGAGAAATGGCGCACCTGTAAAACTGGTGCGGGTAAACAAGAAGAAGATAATAAGAAATAGAGACAGGTGTGATATTGCACTGTACAAGTTAATGATGTCTTTGAAAATTATGGAGTACTTGACAATATaataatacatttttttttttttttggcaaaaatactATAACATAGAAACTTAGTCTTTTCATTAGAAGATGAAAAAGACGAACGAAGATGCAAAGTCCGAATAACCGCTACAAGGCTCGAAAACGTTAAACAAATCCTAACAAGCTACAAAACCTGAGCCTTGAGCAACAAACTTTTACAAACCGATACTCAAAAACAATAATAACTGTAAATTGTTTCATTGTCTGCTACCTATTACTCTATTAGATTCTAGGAAAcaattatattaaatatttaattaataattaacgtTTAaatctaataaaaataaaaagtttcaTCAATTAAATGATAATGATCGATATCTACATAAGTGTAGGATTATTTTACATATTAAGGATATTTTTATGGATAATTAAAGTATATTGATGTctatattaataaaattagtacTAGTATTGTATATTTTTAAGCTTTCACAATTCACCTTTGTCTAAATCATATTTCGGGTCTAACAATGTAAACTTTCGGCATCTTCCTAGAATTTAAACATTTTTAGCAAAATTTTCGCCCCCTCCAATTGAATTTCAGGATCAGCCATAGGTCATCTAgtagattttttttaatttttaattagtgGCACCACTAACTGTCATTCCTAGATCCGTCTATGTACAtctatgaaataaaatacaaacaAAACAACAATTTTGCTACACACAGTGTTATTTACATTCATTTCATTAAAAAAACATTTTAGAagcagttgtattattttgtacacGTTCCTCCACAAAGGTTATTTGGTACAATATATCAAGTACCATTACAACAAATAAACGtgtcatgtaaaaaaaatattgaaCGTGTACGAGTGAGTACTACAGATGAAGCATTTGTATATTCGTTCACATCCAAATAAAAGACAAATAAAACGTGAAAAGGTTGCCCTCCAACAGATGATACAATAGTTACAAacaagttttcgaaccctcgcttcgcgccggggggttcgatttttaatgtattttattgtgtttagttacagAGCTTGCGAGtaaaaaatcaacatatatgaaaagtacTCTAAATATTTCgcttttttttaaaagtgtccgttttgcgtatagttagtgacattgtgttcataaaattatttcgagtttaaggatggtgtgggaaaaatttaacttgttgcgagcgagaagatatgacctgttgaatatttgagtggagtttatttaagatattttatgaaaattttgatttgacgctttaaccccctgtgttgggggccgattttaatttttaaacaaagtgtgggggcttttgtggtgttacttgaaacAAAGAAgggaaaaggaaaaaggaaaaaaaaaaggtgaaaagacgaaaatatccctggtactattcataagatttgtctaatagttaatatgacctgttgaatatttgagtggagtttatgtaagatattttatgaaaattttgatttgacgctttaaccccctgtgttgggggccgattttaatttttaaacaaagtgtgggggcttttgtggtgttacttgaaagaaagaagggaaaaggaaaaaggaaaaaaaaggtgaaaagacgaaaatatccctggtactattcataagatttgtctaatagttaatatggtaatataAATTCGGCCATTATATTTGTATTAGTATAATGTATATATATtctttaaaaacaaaaacaaaattataTCATTCATCAATCCGATTCAGATTTCATAATTTATGAGTTATCTTAAACGAATCTTAATTAATCACTTGTTATCTAACTAGTAATGATCGGGCCGCTTAGTTGGGCCGCATTGTTGCGAGTGTGATAATTATCTTGTATAAAATTATACGTTTTTCGTTATACTATTTTACCTGTACTATATTTaacaaaagttaaaaaaaaaaaatcaagttaaACATATCAAACACGCataatttaattttctataatttaaTCAATTAAACGGACATAATATAGTTGATTATAATGTTAGTAAACAAAATAATTTATAAATAAAAGTCATTAATAATCATTATATAAAATTGATTTATGTACGTTAATAACATCCAATAAAGTTAAGTTATCGTTAACAAAATCTAAAAGATTATGTAAAtatataagtaaaaagtttgaaactaCAATATTTTGATTCTTTAAAAGGAATTAAACACTTGCAACGTTTATAAATATTAAgttgaaaaattaaaaaaaaaaaaaaaaaaaaaaaaaaaacgcatcaCATGGTATGGGATATGGATATGATTATGAAAGTAGGTGACTTTGATGTACTTCAATGTGATTGTCGTTTAAATTAAGCAAGCAATTAATTTTGGTTGCTGATTTAGTATATATGAGTTAATTTAATCAATAAAATGGACATAATATAGTTAATTTATaaacaaaaattaataataatcgtTATGTAAAACTCATTTATATGCGTTAATAACATATAATAAAGTCACTGTTAAAAAAATTAATAGAATGTGTAAATATAAaagtaaaaagtttgaaactaGATATTTTGATTCTTTCAAGAGAATTAAACACTTACAACATTCAAAAAAATTATATTGACAAATTAAAAAAAACATAAAGAAAAATAAAACACCTATCACACGCTATAGGATATGGATATGATTAAGAAAGTAGGTGACTTTGATATCAGAGGTGTCTTTGAGCATATGCAAGATAGCCAACCGCCTAGGGTTCAAAAATTTGTAAGGAcccaaaattttgaatatgtaaatattcttctgaatatatttaattaaaacaaataaaaaatgtcaattaaagttaaatttactttgttttaaatacttaaatacaatgtaagtaaatCAATAGATATATTGGAGTATTACTTCAATTAATCAAACGACCAATTTTAGCTGTTGATTTAGTATGTATGAGTTAATTACAATGTAAGACAATTTTGTTTGATGAATATTTAATTTCATATTAATTTTctagtatttttttatttatttgttttattttatttttttttttttgacggcCTTGCTTAGagcggtcccaacgggcatcgcccACCTCCGCCCAAAAACTCGCCCACGAGGGCCTTGATGGCACGACCGCGCCCAGGTCGGCGCCCAGGAGGTCGCCCAGCCCGTCGCCCACGATCTCATTCTTTTACAACATATATGTGGACGGATTTTTTGGACATTTAGCCGTTAAATTATACAACGGCTAGCAAGGGCtagttgtgtatatatatatatatatatatatatatatatatatatatatatatatatatattttttttttttatttaatcaattttacactatataaacaccaaccatttACTTCATTTTACACACTCAAACAtacatttcttttatattttcaCCACTCTCAATTTATATATTCTACCTTTTTTCATCATTTTGTTCACCCAAATAACAAAATGAGTTCCAATAACGAAAATCCAGATCAAAAAGAGGTAAATATGATATTATCGATCACGAAGACCACAACGAATCGAGCACTCGAACTAATTGATTTGTTAGATGAATTGAGTGATAACGAAGAAGTAGAACCAATACCACGGGCACCTAGAAGATATTTACATAGAGATCGTCAGGGGCGTGCACAGTTActatggaatgattatttttctGACAATCCCACATATCCGGACGATTATTTCCGTAATCGTTATCGAATGAGCAAACCTCTATTTCTTCGTATATGTCAAGGTATATTAAACTTTTCTCAGACTCCAGTTCCACCATATTTTACTTATTTTACTCAAAGACGTGATGCTACGGGATTACTTGGTTTTAATATTGTTCAAAAAGTAACATCCGCCATACGTCAACTAGCTTATGCCGCTTCGGCCGATGTTTTTGATGAGTATTTGCATATGGGTGAGCAAACCTCATATGATTGTTTAAACAATTTTTGCAAATGTGTTTACCACTTGTTCGGGCCCGAATATTTGAGAAAACCAACTGCACAAGATGTGCAACATTTGACCACAAAACATGCTCAAATACATGGTTTTTCGGAGATGTTAGgaagtattgattgtatgcattggagaTGGAGAAATTGTCCGGCCCGTTGGAAGGGTCATTATACACGAGGTGACCATGGTTACCCGTCTATTATGCTTGAAGCGGTAGCATCGTACGATGGATGGATTTGGCACGCTTTTTTTGGTACGACTGGTTCAAACAATGATATCAACGTACTTAATCAATCCGATTTGTTTAGCGAGTTATTAGCCGGTGAAGTACCACCATGTACGTATACGGTTAACGGGTGTACGTTTTCTAAGGGTTATTATTTGGCTGATGGAATTTACCCGGAATGGTCTACATTAGTTAACGCGTTTAGAAATCCGATAGACccgaaacaaaaaaaaattcacaaggTATCACCAATCGGCAAGTAAAGATATTGAACGAGCATTTGGAATTCTACAAGGCCGATGGCAAATTGTTCAACGTCCGGCACGACCGTATTATATTCGCAAaattagaagaattttgttaacatgtgtgatattaaataatatgataaccGAGGACAACGGCCGTGCATTTTGTGGACTCGAGGACAATTATCGTTCCGTTCGACGAAGATCGGGCTCATTCCAAGAAAGGGTTGATATGCATATGCGAATGGACGCGGAACTTAGAGATGTGGGCCTTCATCGACTACTACAACGTATGCTTGTCGATCACATACACAATCTTCTACCAAATTATCGCGTACGATATGACCCGACACAAAACCCAAACAATCAAGATGAAGCTGGACCTTCACACATTCCCGATGAcgaggatgaagaagatgaagaagaatatGAAGaaaacgacgacgagtagttttttaattattgtaattttttaaattattaatttaaggattgtaattttttttttgtttttaattgtcgtaatgtttaatttttaattattgtaatttttttttatttttaacgaaatggtagttttatgtttgttatttaaaatgtattttataaatattaataattatttgataatataaaaaataaaaaaaataataaaaaaaaatggaagGAGGAGTGTCATGGTTGGCAGTGGTTAGTCCAGGTTTAGTCCTGGAAAAGGAGGTGAGAAGGAGGTGCTGATGTGACGCTGAATTATTGGTTAGTCCTGGAGGATGTTATGTCTTTGTTGGGAGCGCTCATAGTAATCAAACCAAAAAATCTGTTCATGACCAAGTTGACTTGTCCAGGATGATTTTTGTGAAAGTTAGAGCCCAATGCTTTTTTAATGTTTAATTTTAATCAAAGGGATACAATTGTAAAGAACAAGTTGGTTAAAAGTTTTGAGTTATTTCAAAGATTATGGCAtcatatcatatttttttttaaaaatattgtaaGTTCATAAAATGGTAAGCAAATACGTACTAATGTAGTATGGAAGtgatttttaataatataaataaatgaagGCATTATTGTATCATTTTCATTTGTATTACCATCATGCATGTGAATCGATTAAAGATATCAATATAACAGTTCTGGATAAACTTAGATATGCATTGTATTCTCATTTgataacataaaaaaaaattatgattgGTTAAAGTATAAGTTCGTCATACGTGTGTATCTTTGTAAAACTTAACAAATTTCCAAAAAGTTTATTGACAATCAAATGTATTTCAGAAGCTAGGAAACAACAAATAATCCCTCCAAAGACCAAGTTGGACGAAGAATCGGGAAGCAAGTAACCTTTTATGACATACAAAAATATTGAGTAAACAAAACGTTTGTTCGACGATAACAACTTGGAAAGTTGGAATAAAGGTATATAATGACTGAGTTTGAACACGTATTTTAAGTCCAAAAGGTGTATGTTTGGCAGAGACACTCCGACTATGTGTTTCATTTGGAAACCCACCAGACCCACCTCAAAAGAGTCGGATGCCGAAAAATTACCTCCATCAGGTCCCCACACATTTGACATGAGCAATCATCATACCACTGCCACAAGAGTTGTAAATTCTTGCCGCGAGTGGGGATTGAACATGCGCCTGTTTTAAATTCAAGCTTCTACATGGTGGTTCCCAGCTTTAAAGGTACCAGGTACTACTGAGCTATTGctactgtaacaccccagcttaacatgaccacaatattgtccgctttgcccgcaggcgcacgactttttcttggcgaccacacacgagaagcacttttccaggaggtaacccatcctggtagtgctctcgcccgagcacgcttacccacaacgtactcgcacttctacacagcctgtggtcccaaaacgcgttgtgtcatttaagcgtgagaattaccttataatcccatgatcactcatgtccgtgggcgatgtggaatttgcctagggtgttacattcacccc
The window above is part of the Rutidosis leptorrhynchoides isolate AG116_Rl617_1_P2 chromosome 1, CSIRO_AGI_Rlap_v1, whole genome shotgun sequence genome. Proteins encoded here:
- the LOC139887636 gene encoding uncharacterized protein, yielding MSSNNENPDQKEVNMILSITKTTTNRALELIDLLDELSDNEEVEPIPRAPRRYLHRDRQGRAQLLWNDYFSDNPTYPDDYFRNRYRMSKPLFLRICQGILNFSQTPVPPYFTYFTQRRDATGLLGFNIVQKVTSAIRQLAYAASADVFDEYLHMGEQTSYDCLNNFCKCVYHLFGPEYLRKPTAQDVQHLTTKHAQIHGFSEMLGSIDCMHWRWRNCPARWKGHYTRGDHGYPSIMLEAVASYDGWIWHAFFGTTGSNNDINVLNQSDLFSELLAGEVPPCTYTVNGCTFSKGYYLADGIYPEWSTLVNAFRNPIDPKQKKIHKVSPIGK